In Arachis hypogaea cultivar Tifrunner chromosome 2, arahy.Tifrunner.gnm2.J5K5, whole genome shotgun sequence, a genomic segment contains:
- the LOC112747452 gene encoding disease resistance protein At4g27190 isoform X3 has protein sequence MEILSSVAGKVAEYTVAPIGRQFSYLIFYKANFKELSKRVTDLEGKRDEIKQRVEEERRNGKTTFDVVQNWLNNVDDAIGEANQLQNDPRHAKVGCSRCSFPNVVTRHQLSRKATKIVKNVVDIKGEGNFSEVAYLPALDVVSTSTTRSNKNLESRKSITENIMHALKDPKVSMVGVYGLGGVGKTTLMNEVAQIAKHERLFDEVVIATVSKTPDIKTIQQEIADQLGLHFRDESVACRGKRLHDRIKTERSILIILDDIWARLDLEMLGIPSGSEHGSCKLLMTSRNKDVLQVMDVQKDFKLDVLSEEENWIMFESLAGDTVHDINIKGTAIEVAKRCAGLPLRLVTVARALKNKKLYAWKDALTRLDGSNSGDMDAVTYSALELSYNWLESDEMKDVFLLCSVMRSFLLPEYIVTCAMGLDLFKGINTLGAARNRVYRILDTLKASSLLYEGRMYSCLLYMHDIVREVAVSIAKRDRHVFTTKYGDALKEWPTEGFLRSCSQIVLDNCIINKLPEKLDCPNLLLFVLNSADRFLEIPDSFFEGMKSLKVLELRFINLSLLPTSIFGLISLQTLNLFICVLQSMDGIGALKNLEILSLCCSSMINFPSEIGQLTKLKMLDLCYTGIEVIPQNFISRLISLEEFHMTDISIDWNDETSLDEFRQLLNLTTLRLQVREACILPSDLMFDKLEMYNIAIGDVWEESDIDDGTWKTLKLKLGTNIHLEPGIKGLIRRAENLYLDEVEGISNVLYQLNGDGFPQLKHLHIQNNALIQHIIDFKERTHVPSPSFPNLEKLVIQNLDKMEKIYDGPLANNSFAKLQAIKVENCNKVKYLVKSMSQLSELEVSRCKLMERIVFEDGDASAMNDETVETIQFPLLHSLTLQHLDELKSFFSHQPTSSAIPLFNNQVAFPNLDTLKLSSLNLSKIWKDNRHSFYKLTNLIVENCDGPKYLFSSTMVESFSNLIKLEISECHLMEEIIDPVDRDNNIITLEEVRFSKLQTIILKDMKSLKKIWYKEFSKVKTLQVNNCEKIRVIFPSSMQKAYNDLEALMVIDCVSVEEIFQLSSDENCNTERTQLKKITLKKLPKLKQIWSKDPEGTLCFCNLEEIYVETCENLEFVFPCSVATSCSHLKELSIKWCGNMKEIVALKDEPTVSTTSFEFNHLNTLLLWRLYNLKGFYAGNHTLTCPSLRKLDVTLCVKLNLYRTLSTSGHQKLPDQAYIVSTEQQLVAEQVIPNLEHLRIDEKDATKIFQSQNIGRFFNKISSLSLCMYEDEGSTFPNQVLQNICSLKSLGVEWSSFKKIFQDKRFGEKKKCAKLQQLTLHQLPNLQHICEEGLQIDPVLELLECLYVDGCSSLKNLVPSSVSFCYLTDLEVVNCNSMINLLSPPTARSLTKLIGMKVTQCDSLEEIISKEGEEMTNDIIFFCLETLVLDCLPGLGRFCSQKCFLRFPLLHEVLVRECARMMYFSEGNTTSTPMLQKVQTSENSKEFSWKGNLNGTIKNMFEDEVRSFKDLNLSKYPELKELWYGQLRSNIFNNLKKLVVHNFFQI, from the exons ATGGAAATTCTAAGCTCTGTTGCTGGAAAAGTAGCAGAGTATACTGTGGCACCCATTGGAAGGCAATTCAGCTATCTAATATTCTATAAAGCCAATTTTAAGGAGTTAAGTAAACGTGTTACAGATCTTGAGGGCAAAAGAGATGAAATCAAGCAACgtgttgaagaagaaagaaggaatgggaAAACAACTTTTGATGTTGTGCAGAATTGGTTGAACAATGTAGATGATGCCATTGGAGAGGCAAATCAGCTTCAAAATGATCCTCGTCATGCGAAGGTTGGGTGTTCCAGATGTTCATTTCCTAATGTGGTGACACGTCATCAACTCAGTAGAAAAGCTACGAAAATTGTCAAAAATGTTGTTGatataaagggagaagggaaCTTTTCCGAAGTAGCTTATCTTCCTGCTCTTGATGTAGTCTCAACATCTACTACAAGGAGTAATAAAAACTTGGAGTCAAGGAAATCAATTACGGAGAATATCATGCATGCTCTAAAAGATCCCAAAGTAAGCATGGTGGGAGTGTATGGGCTTGGTGGTGTGGGTAAGACCACTCTTATGAATGAAGTTGCTCAAATAGCTAAGCATGAGAGGTTGTTTGATGAGGTGGTCATAGCCACTGTGTCAAAAACTCCAGACATCAAAACAATTCAACAGGAGATTGCTGATCAGTTGGGCCTTCATTTCAGGGACGAGAGTGTTGCTTGTAGAGGGAAGCGCCTACATGACAGAATTAAAACAGAGAGATCAATCTTGATAATATTGGATGATATATGGGCAAGACTTGATTTGGAGATGCTCGGAATTCCTTCTGGCAGTGAACATGGTAGTTGCAAATTGTTAATGACTTCTCGAAATAAAGATGTGCTGCAAGTAATGGATGTTCAAAAGGATTTCAAACTTGATGTTTTAAGTGAGGAAGAAAATTGGATCATGTTTGAATCTCTGGCTGGGGATACTGTACATGATATCAATATAAAAGGAACAGCAATTGAAGTTGCAAAAAGATGTGCAGGTTTGCCTCTTCGGCTGGTAACGGTTGCGAGggcattgaaaaataaaaaactttatgCCTGGAAAGATGCATTAACCCGGTTGGATGGTTCCAATAGTGGAGACATGGATGCGGTCACTTATTCAGCACTGGAATTGAGTTACAATTGGTTGGAATCTGATGAGATGAAGGATGTATTCTTGCTTTGTTCCGTAATGCGATCCTTTCTTTTACCAGAGTACATAGTGACATGTGCCATGGGTTTAGACCTATTTAAGGGAATAAACACACTGGGCGCTGCAAGAAATAGGGTATACAGAATACTTGACACCTTGAAGGCCTCCTCTCTGTTGTATGAAGGTCGCATGTATTCTTGTCTGTTGTATATGCATGACATTGTTCGAGAAGTAGCTGTATCCATAGCAAAACGGGATCGCCATGTTTTTACAACGAAGTATGGAGATGCCTTAAAGGAATGGCCGACAGAGGGATTTCTAAGAAGCTGCTCCCAGATTGTCCTGGATAATTGCATCAtcaataagcttcctgaaaagttAGATTGtcctaatcttttgctttttGTATTGAATAGTGCTGATCGTTTTCTGGAAATCCCTGATTCTTTCTTTGAGGGAATGAAAAGCCTCAAAGTGTTAGAATTGAGATTCATAAACTTGTCTTTGTTACCAACATCTATTTTTGGGCTAATTAGCCTTCAAACATTGAACTTGTTTATATGTGTTCTACAAAGTATGGATGGAATAGGAGCTTTGAAAAATCTAGAAATTCTTAGCCTCTGCTGTTCTTCCATGATAAACTTTCCTAGTGAAATTGGTCAGTTGACTAAGCTAAAAATGTTAGATTTGTGCTACACTGGAATTGAAGTCATCCCGCAAAACTTCATATCAAGATTGATCAGTTTGGAGGAGTTTCACATGACAGATATTTCAATTGATTGGAATGATGAAACCAGCCTTGATGAATTCCGACAGTTGTTGAACTTGACAACTCTACGATTACAAGTTCGTGAGGCTTGCATTTTGCCAAGTGATCTGATGTTTGATAAATTAGAAATGTACAATATAGCTATTGGAGATGTCTGGGAAGAGTCTGATATTGACGACGGAACATGGAAAACATTGAAGCTCAAGCTTGGCACCAATATTCACTTGGAGCCCGGGATCAAAGGATTGATCAGAAGAGCAGAGAATTTGTATTTGGATGAAGTTGAAGGCATTTCGAATGTACTCTATCAATTGAATGGAGACGGATTTCCTCAACTGAAGCACCTCCACATCCAAAATAATGCCTTAATTCAGCACATCATTGATTTTAAAGAGAGGACTCATGTTCCATCCCCCTCATTTCCAAACCTGGAAAAACTGGTCATTCAGAATCTCGATAAGATGGAGAAAATTTATGATGGGCCACTTGCAAACAATTCTTTTGCCAAGCTCCAGGCCATCAAAGTTGAAAACTGTAATAAAGTGAAATATCTAGTTAAAAGCATGTCTCAGCTTTCAGAGCTCGAAGTTTCTCGATGCAAACTTATGGAAAGGATCGTGTTTGAAGATGGTGATGCAAGTGCAATGAATGACGAAACTGTTGAAACCATTCAGTTTCCATTGCTCCATTCTCTAACTTTACAACATTTGGATGAGCTTAAAAGTTTCTTTTCTCATCAGCCAACATCTTCTGCTATACCCCTTTTTAACAATCAA GTTGCATTTCCTAATTTGGACACTTTGAAGTTGAGCTCACTCAATTTGAGCAAAATTTGGAAGGATAATCGACACTCTTTTTACAAATTGACAAATTTGATTGTTGAAAATTGTGATGGTCCAAAGTATTTGTTCTCTTCTACTATGGTGGAGAGTTTTTCCAACCTCATAAAGCTTGAAATAAGTGAATGCCATCTAATGGAGGAGATAATAGATCCGGTAGACAGGGACAACAATATTATCACGCTAGAAGAG GTTCGATTCTCCAAATTGCAAACAATTATCTTAAAGGACATGAAGAGTTTGAAGAAGATATGGTACAAAGAATTTTCTAAAGTGAAGACATTACAAGTCAACAATTGTGAGAAAATTAGAGTAATTTTTCCTTCTTCGATGCAGAAAGCATATAATGATCTAGAGGCATTAATGGTTATCGATTGTGTTTCAGTAGAAGAGATATTTCAACTGAGTTCTGATGAAAATTGTAATACAGAACGAacacaacttaaaaaaattacTCTAAAAAAATTGCCAAAGCTAAAACAAATATGGAGCAAGGATCCTGAAGGAACTCTTTGCTTTTGCAATCTAGAGGAAATATATGTAGAGACCTGCGAAAACTTGGAATTTGTATTTCCATGTTCAGTAGCCACAAGTTGCTCGCATCTTAAAGAACTTTCAATTAAATGGTGTGGAAACATGAAGGAAATTGTTGCATTGAAGGATGAACCGACGGTCTCAACTACTTCCTTTGAGTTTAACCATTTAAACACTTTGTTGCTTTGGAGGTTATATAATCTCAAAGGGTTCTATGCAGGAAATCACACATTAACATGTCCATCTTTGAGAAAATTAGATGTTACACTATGTGTGAAATTAAATTTGTACAGAACCCTTTCTACAAGTGgccatcaaaagcttcctgatcAAGCATACATTGTTTCAACGGAGCAACAGTTGGTAGCTGAACAG GTAATTCCTAATTTGGAACACTTGAGAATAGACGAAAAGGATGCTACCAAGATATTTCAATCCCAAAATATAGGTCGCTTCTTCAACAAAATATCATCTCTTAGTCTGTGTATGTATGAGGACGAAGGTTCTACTTTTCCCAATCAGGTTTTGCAGAATATATGCAGTTTGAAATCGCTAGGCGTTGAGTGGAGTTCCTTTAAGAAGATATTTCAAGATAAAAGatttggagagaaaaagaaaTGTGCAAAACTCCAACAGTTAACACTGCATCAATTACCAAATCTTCAACATATATGTGAAGAAGGACTGCAAATTGAcccagttcttgagcttcttgaATGTTTATATGTTGATGGATGTTCAAGTTTGAAAAACCTGGTTCCTTCCTCTGTTAGCTTTTGCTATTTGACCGATCTTGAGGTAGTAAATTGCAATAGTATGATAAACTTACTTTCACCTCCTACAGCAAGAAGTCTAACCAAGCTCATAGGAATGAAGGTAACACAATGTGATTCACTTGAGGAAATAATATCCAAAGAGGGAGAAGAGATGACAAATGACATCATATTTTTCTGTTTGGAAACTTTGGTGTTGGATTGTTTACCAGGACTCGGTAGGTTTTGCTCCCAAAAGTGCTTTCTAAGGTTCCCATTGTTGCATGAGGTACTAGTTAGAGAATGTGCTCGCATGATGTACTTCTCTGAGGGGAACACAACAAGCACACCAATGCTTCAAAAAGTACAAACATCAGAGAATAGTAAAGAATTTTCTTGGAAAGGAAATTTGAATGGCACCATAAAAAACATGTTTGAAGATGAG GTACGTAGTTTCAAGGATTTAAATCTATCAAAATATCCTGAGCTAAAAGAGTTATGGTATGGTCAACTTCGGAGCAATATATTCAACAATTTGAAGAAGTTAGTGGTTCACAATT TCTTCCAAATTTGA
- the LOC112747452 gene encoding uncharacterized protein isoform X2, giving the protein MEILSSVAGKVAEYTVAPIGRQFSYLIFYKANFKELSKRVTDLEGKRDEIKQRVEEERRNGKTTFDVVQNWLNNVDDAIGEANQLQNDPRHAKVGCSRCSFPNVVTRHQLSRKATKIVKNVVDIKGEGNFSEVAYLPALDVVSTSTTRSNKNLESRKSITENIMHALKDPKVSMVGVYGLGGVGKTTLMNEVAQIAKHERLFDEVVIATVSKTPDIKTIQQEIADQLGLHFRDESVACRGKRLHDRIKTERSILIILDDIWARLDLEMLGIPSGSEHGSCKLLMTSRNKDVLQVMDVQKDFKLDVLSEEENWIMFESLAGDTVHDINIKGTAIEVAKRCAGLPLRLVTVARALKNKKLYAWKDALTRLDGSNSGDMDAVTYSALELSYNWLESDEMKDVFLLCSVMRSFLLPEYIVTCAMGLDLFKGINTLGAARNRVYRILDTLKASSLLYEGRMYSCLLYMHDIVREVAVSIAKRDRHVFTTKYGDALKEWPTEGFLRSCSQIVLDNCIINKLPEKLDCPNLLLFVLNSADRFLEIPDSFFEGMKSLKVLELRFINLSLLPTSIFGLISLQTLNLFICVLQSMDGIGALKNLEILSLCCSSMINFPSEIGQLTKLKMLDLCYTGIEVIPQNFISRLISLEEFHMTDISIDWNDETSLDEFRQLLNLTTLRLQVREACILPSDLMFDKLEMYNIAIGDVWEESDIDDGTWKTLKLKLGTNIHLEPGIKGLIRRAENLYLDEVEGISNVLYQLNGDGFPQLKHLHIQNNALIQHIIDFKERTHVPSPSFPNLEKLVIQNLDKMEKIYDGPLANNSFAKLQAIKVENCNKVKYLVKSMSQLSELEVSRCKLMERIVFEDGDASAMNDETVETIQFPLLHSLTLQHLDELKSFFSHQPTSSAIPLFNNQVAFPNLDTLKLSSLNLSKIWKDNRHSFYKLTNLIVENCDGPKYLFSSTMVESFSNLIKLEISECHLMEEIIDPVDRDNNIITLEEVRFSKLQTIILKDMKSLKKIWYKEFSKVKTLQVNNCEKIRVIFPSSMQKAYNDLEALMVIDCVSVEEIFQLSSDENCNTERTQLKKITLKKLPKLKQIWSKDPEGTLCFCNLEEIYVETCENLEFVFPCSVATSCSHLKELSIKWCGNMKEIVALKDEPTVSTTSFEFNHLNTLLLWRLYNLKGFYAGNHTLTCPSLRKLDVTLCVKLNLYRTLSTSGHQKLPDQAYIVSTEQQLVAEQVIPNLEHLRIDEKDATKIFQSQNIGRFFNKISSLSLCMYEDEGSTFPNQVLQNICSLKSLGVEWSSFKKIFQDKRFGEKKKCAKLQQLTLHQLPNLQHICEEGLQIDPVLELLECLYVDGCSSLKNLVPSSVSFCYLTDLEVVNCNSMINLLSPPTARSLTKLIGMKVTQCDSLEEIISKEGEEMTNDIIFFCLETLVLDCLPGLGRFCSQKCFLRFPLLHEVLVRECARMMYFSEGNTTSTPMLQKVQTSENSKEFSWKGNLNGTIKNMFEDEVRSFKDLNLSKYPELKELWYGQLRSNIFNNLKKLVVHNCEFLTDVLFYPNLIDALVNLEELDVRDCNSLMAVFDIVKETFAEEIVAKKCSLLKKLILCSLPNLKHIWKEDPNTTLSFQNLCQVSVMDCPSLKSLFPLSVAIDMAQLEGLVVSRCGIEEIVDNKRQTREMIKFVFPHLRTLWLQKLLKLRTFFSSIYSIQCKSLIDLFVVNCPKLRLFQTTYLSCQERATDDKISIPMHQPLFPVEEIMDHSTSDCQLNPGEVDYEFESNEVPEV; this is encoded by the exons ATGGAAATTCTAAGCTCTGTTGCTGGAAAAGTAGCAGAGTATACTGTGGCACCCATTGGAAGGCAATTCAGCTATCTAATATTCTATAAAGCCAATTTTAAGGAGTTAAGTAAACGTGTTACAGATCTTGAGGGCAAAAGAGATGAAATCAAGCAACgtgttgaagaagaaagaaggaatgggaAAACAACTTTTGATGTTGTGCAGAATTGGTTGAACAATGTAGATGATGCCATTGGAGAGGCAAATCAGCTTCAAAATGATCCTCGTCATGCGAAGGTTGGGTGTTCCAGATGTTCATTTCCTAATGTGGTGACACGTCATCAACTCAGTAGAAAAGCTACGAAAATTGTCAAAAATGTTGTTGatataaagggagaagggaaCTTTTCCGAAGTAGCTTATCTTCCTGCTCTTGATGTAGTCTCAACATCTACTACAAGGAGTAATAAAAACTTGGAGTCAAGGAAATCAATTACGGAGAATATCATGCATGCTCTAAAAGATCCCAAAGTAAGCATGGTGGGAGTGTATGGGCTTGGTGGTGTGGGTAAGACCACTCTTATGAATGAAGTTGCTCAAATAGCTAAGCATGAGAGGTTGTTTGATGAGGTGGTCATAGCCACTGTGTCAAAAACTCCAGACATCAAAACAATTCAACAGGAGATTGCTGATCAGTTGGGCCTTCATTTCAGGGACGAGAGTGTTGCTTGTAGAGGGAAGCGCCTACATGACAGAATTAAAACAGAGAGATCAATCTTGATAATATTGGATGATATATGGGCAAGACTTGATTTGGAGATGCTCGGAATTCCTTCTGGCAGTGAACATGGTAGTTGCAAATTGTTAATGACTTCTCGAAATAAAGATGTGCTGCAAGTAATGGATGTTCAAAAGGATTTCAAACTTGATGTTTTAAGTGAGGAAGAAAATTGGATCATGTTTGAATCTCTGGCTGGGGATACTGTACATGATATCAATATAAAAGGAACAGCAATTGAAGTTGCAAAAAGATGTGCAGGTTTGCCTCTTCGGCTGGTAACGGTTGCGAGggcattgaaaaataaaaaactttatgCCTGGAAAGATGCATTAACCCGGTTGGATGGTTCCAATAGTGGAGACATGGATGCGGTCACTTATTCAGCACTGGAATTGAGTTACAATTGGTTGGAATCTGATGAGATGAAGGATGTATTCTTGCTTTGTTCCGTAATGCGATCCTTTCTTTTACCAGAGTACATAGTGACATGTGCCATGGGTTTAGACCTATTTAAGGGAATAAACACACTGGGCGCTGCAAGAAATAGGGTATACAGAATACTTGACACCTTGAAGGCCTCCTCTCTGTTGTATGAAGGTCGCATGTATTCTTGTCTGTTGTATATGCATGACATTGTTCGAGAAGTAGCTGTATCCATAGCAAAACGGGATCGCCATGTTTTTACAACGAAGTATGGAGATGCCTTAAAGGAATGGCCGACAGAGGGATTTCTAAGAAGCTGCTCCCAGATTGTCCTGGATAATTGCATCAtcaataagcttcctgaaaagttAGATTGtcctaatcttttgctttttGTATTGAATAGTGCTGATCGTTTTCTGGAAATCCCTGATTCTTTCTTTGAGGGAATGAAAAGCCTCAAAGTGTTAGAATTGAGATTCATAAACTTGTCTTTGTTACCAACATCTATTTTTGGGCTAATTAGCCTTCAAACATTGAACTTGTTTATATGTGTTCTACAAAGTATGGATGGAATAGGAGCTTTGAAAAATCTAGAAATTCTTAGCCTCTGCTGTTCTTCCATGATAAACTTTCCTAGTGAAATTGGTCAGTTGACTAAGCTAAAAATGTTAGATTTGTGCTACACTGGAATTGAAGTCATCCCGCAAAACTTCATATCAAGATTGATCAGTTTGGAGGAGTTTCACATGACAGATATTTCAATTGATTGGAATGATGAAACCAGCCTTGATGAATTCCGACAGTTGTTGAACTTGACAACTCTACGATTACAAGTTCGTGAGGCTTGCATTTTGCCAAGTGATCTGATGTTTGATAAATTAGAAATGTACAATATAGCTATTGGAGATGTCTGGGAAGAGTCTGATATTGACGACGGAACATGGAAAACATTGAAGCTCAAGCTTGGCACCAATATTCACTTGGAGCCCGGGATCAAAGGATTGATCAGAAGAGCAGAGAATTTGTATTTGGATGAAGTTGAAGGCATTTCGAATGTACTCTATCAATTGAATGGAGACGGATTTCCTCAACTGAAGCACCTCCACATCCAAAATAATGCCTTAATTCAGCACATCATTGATTTTAAAGAGAGGACTCATGTTCCATCCCCCTCATTTCCAAACCTGGAAAAACTGGTCATTCAGAATCTCGATAAGATGGAGAAAATTTATGATGGGCCACTTGCAAACAATTCTTTTGCCAAGCTCCAGGCCATCAAAGTTGAAAACTGTAATAAAGTGAAATATCTAGTTAAAAGCATGTCTCAGCTTTCAGAGCTCGAAGTTTCTCGATGCAAACTTATGGAAAGGATCGTGTTTGAAGATGGTGATGCAAGTGCAATGAATGACGAAACTGTTGAAACCATTCAGTTTCCATTGCTCCATTCTCTAACTTTACAACATTTGGATGAGCTTAAAAGTTTCTTTTCTCATCAGCCAACATCTTCTGCTATACCCCTTTTTAACAATCAA GTTGCATTTCCTAATTTGGACACTTTGAAGTTGAGCTCACTCAATTTGAGCAAAATTTGGAAGGATAATCGACACTCTTTTTACAAATTGACAAATTTGATTGTTGAAAATTGTGATGGTCCAAAGTATTTGTTCTCTTCTACTATGGTGGAGAGTTTTTCCAACCTCATAAAGCTTGAAATAAGTGAATGCCATCTAATGGAGGAGATAATAGATCCGGTAGACAGGGACAACAATATTATCACGCTAGAAGAG GTTCGATTCTCCAAATTGCAAACAATTATCTTAAAGGACATGAAGAGTTTGAAGAAGATATGGTACAAAGAATTTTCTAAAGTGAAGACATTACAAGTCAACAATTGTGAGAAAATTAGAGTAATTTTTCCTTCTTCGATGCAGAAAGCATATAATGATCTAGAGGCATTAATGGTTATCGATTGTGTTTCAGTAGAAGAGATATTTCAACTGAGTTCTGATGAAAATTGTAATACAGAACGAacacaacttaaaaaaattacTCTAAAAAAATTGCCAAAGCTAAAACAAATATGGAGCAAGGATCCTGAAGGAACTCTTTGCTTTTGCAATCTAGAGGAAATATATGTAGAGACCTGCGAAAACTTGGAATTTGTATTTCCATGTTCAGTAGCCACAAGTTGCTCGCATCTTAAAGAACTTTCAATTAAATGGTGTGGAAACATGAAGGAAATTGTTGCATTGAAGGATGAACCGACGGTCTCAACTACTTCCTTTGAGTTTAACCATTTAAACACTTTGTTGCTTTGGAGGTTATATAATCTCAAAGGGTTCTATGCAGGAAATCACACATTAACATGTCCATCTTTGAGAAAATTAGATGTTACACTATGTGTGAAATTAAATTTGTACAGAACCCTTTCTACAAGTGgccatcaaaagcttcctgatcAAGCATACATTGTTTCAACGGAGCAACAGTTGGTAGCTGAACAG GTAATTCCTAATTTGGAACACTTGAGAATAGACGAAAAGGATGCTACCAAGATATTTCAATCCCAAAATATAGGTCGCTTCTTCAACAAAATATCATCTCTTAGTCTGTGTATGTATGAGGACGAAGGTTCTACTTTTCCCAATCAGGTTTTGCAGAATATATGCAGTTTGAAATCGCTAGGCGTTGAGTGGAGTTCCTTTAAGAAGATATTTCAAGATAAAAGatttggagagaaaaagaaaTGTGCAAAACTCCAACAGTTAACACTGCATCAATTACCAAATCTTCAACATATATGTGAAGAAGGACTGCAAATTGAcccagttcttgagcttcttgaATGTTTATATGTTGATGGATGTTCAAGTTTGAAAAACCTGGTTCCTTCCTCTGTTAGCTTTTGCTATTTGACCGATCTTGAGGTAGTAAATTGCAATAGTATGATAAACTTACTTTCACCTCCTACAGCAAGAAGTCTAACCAAGCTCATAGGAATGAAGGTAACACAATGTGATTCACTTGAGGAAATAATATCCAAAGAGGGAGAAGAGATGACAAATGACATCATATTTTTCTGTTTGGAAACTTTGGTGTTGGATTGTTTACCAGGACTCGGTAGGTTTTGCTCCCAAAAGTGCTTTCTAAGGTTCCCATTGTTGCATGAGGTACTAGTTAGAGAATGTGCTCGCATGATGTACTTCTCTGAGGGGAACACAACAAGCACACCAATGCTTCAAAAAGTACAAACATCAGAGAATAGTAAAGAATTTTCTTGGAAAGGAAATTTGAATGGCACCATAAAAAACATGTTTGAAGATGAG GTACGTAGTTTCAAGGATTTAAATCTATCAAAATATCCTGAGCTAAAAGAGTTATGGTATGGTCAACTTCGGAGCAATATATTCAACAATTTGAAGAAGTTAGTGGTTCACAATTGTGAGTTTTTAACCGATGTGCTCTTTTATCCAAATTTAATAGATGCGCTTGTGAATTTAGAAGAACTAGATGTAAGAGACTGTAATTCTTTAATGGCGGTGTTTGATATTGTGAAAGAAACATTTGCGGAAGAAATTGTGGCAAAGAAATGTTCTCTTTTGAAAAAGTTAATTCTTTGCAGTCTTCCAAATTTGAAGCATATTTGGAAGGAAGATCCCAACACAACTTTGAGCTTTCAGAATCTATGTCAAGTCTCTGTTATGGATTGTCCAAGCTTAAAAAGTCTCTTTCCACTCTCTGTAGCTATTGATATGGCCCAACTTGAAGGCCTTGTAGTATCAAGATGTGGGATTGAGGAGATAGTTGATAATAAAAGACAGACAAGGGAGATGATTAAATTTGTGTTTCCTCATTTAAGGACCTTGTGGCTACAAAAGTTGCTTAAACTGAGGACATTCTTTTCTAGCATCTATTCTATTCAATGTAAATCTTTGATAGATTTGTTTGTGGTCAACTGTCCAAAATTGAGGCTATTTCAGACAACCTATCTCAGTTGCCAAGAGCGAGCTACGGATGATAAAATTTCTATCCCAATGCATCAACCTCTTTTCCCAGTTGAAGAG ataatggatcattcaacctcagattgtcagctgaatccaggcgaagtggattatgaatttgaatctaacgaagttcctgaggtttga